The Mycobacterium avium subsp. avium genomic sequence CACCGACGGGTCGCCGCCGACCACCGTGCTGTCCAAGAAGGCGTCGACGTCTTTGGGCGTTGGTTTCTCGGTCATGCGTCCAACACTAGCCGCACCCGCGACGGTTCGCCGGACCGGTCGATCCGCCCATTTACTACATACCCGTGGGGGGTATATAGTAGGGGTGCGGTCGACCCGCGCCGCACGAGTCACAACAGGAAGAAATGGGTGAGTCACATGGCAACTTACGAGTCCGGAACCCTGCTGACCTGCGGCCACGAGGGCTGCGGCTGTCGCGTCCGCATCGAGGTTCCCTGCCACTGCTCGGGTGCCGGTGAGGAGTACCGCTGCACCTGTGGCGACGCGCTGACCCCGGTCAAGTAGTCCGTTGACCCGCTCGTACGTTCGGGCGCCTCACCGCCCGAACGTACGAGCGGTCAGCTCGACCGTGGCCGTCGAGCGCAAGGTAGTGGCCGAAATCCCCAGCGCCACCGTATGACTGCCCGCGGCGATCCGCCAGCTTCGGATGCTGCCGTCGTAGTGGGCCAGCAGTCGCGGATCGGCGTCGATGGTCACGTGCCGGCTCTCGCCCGGGCCCAGCTCGACCCGCTCGAATCCCAGCAGCCGTAGGCACGGCTTCCCGGGCATCGCCGTCAGGTACAGCTGCGGTACATCCGCCCCGGCGCGATCGCCGGTGTTGACCACGGTGAAGCCGGCGGTGATGGTGTCGCCGCCCCGCACGACCAGGTCGCGGTGTTCAAATCTGGTGTAGGACAATCCATGTCCGAAGGCGAACATCGGGACGTGGCCCTTGGCCGCGAACCAGCGGTAGCCGACGTCGGCGCCCTCGACGTAGTCGATGGCGCTCGGCGTTCCCCACGGTAGCCCGGCGCCGGGCAGCTGCGGACGCGGCGTCTGGTGCAGGCCGACAGGGAAGGTGATCGGCAGCCGGCCGCCGGGATTCACCCGGCCGGTGAGCACCTCGGCGATGGCCGTGGCGCCGGCCTGACCCGGATACCACGCCTGCACAACGGCATTCACCGCTCCCAGCCACGGCATGGTGACCGGGTTGCCGGTCTGCAGCACCACCACCGTGTTGGGGTTGGCGGCCGCCACCGCGCCGATCAGCTCGTCCTGGCCCGACGGCAGCGACAGATCGGCGAGGTCGAAGCCCTCCCCTTCGGCGCGTACCGCGAACACGATCGCGATGTCGGCGCGTTGTGCCGCCGCCACCGCCTCGGCCGGGCTGATTCCGGGATCGAAGTCAATCGTGTTCTCGGGCAGAAGCTTTCGCAGTTCCTGCAGCGGACTCGACGGCAGCAGGTACAAGTTGCGCAGCCCGGCCTCCAGCGCTGTGCCGCCGATCGGCACCACGGCGGCATACCCGCCCGCCGGAACGACGGTGCTGGAACCGAAACCGGCCGGCACGCCCAGTTGCGCGTACCCGCCGATGACGGCGATGCGCGCCGGCGAGTCGGGGCGCAACGGCAACAACCCGCGGTTGGTCAGCAGCACGATGCCCTGCCGCGCGATGCGCAAGGCAATGTCGTTGTGGGCGTTTAGATCTGGTGCCGGCGCCCGGTCCGACCGGTCGACGCCGACGGCGAAGATGGAGCGCAGGATGCGCCGGACCATGTCCGAGAGCCGATCCTTGGGCAACCGGCCGTCGGCGTAGGCGTCGCGCAGCGGCGCACCGAAGGATTCGGCCTGCCACAGCAGCGCGTCGATCTGGGCGCCGCATTCCTGATCCAGACCGCCCAGGGCGCATTCCCAGCCCGGAGTGGCGCCCCAGTCCGACATCACCCAGCCGCGATACGCCCAGGCGTCCTTGAGGACATCGTTGAGCAACACACTGTTCGCCGCGGCGTAGACGCCGTTGACCTTGTTGTATGCGGTCATCACGGCCCCGGGCTGGGCCCGTTCGATGGCCAACTCGAAGGCCAGCAGGTCGGATTCGCGGTGCGCGTCGGGGTCGATGACCGCGTCCAGAAAGTGGCGATTCGTTTCGTTGCAGTTCAGCGAGTAGTGCTTGACGGTCGAGATGACGCCCTGTTGCTGGATGCCCGCGACCGACTCCGCGACCATGGAGGCGGTCAAAAGCGGGTCCTCGGAAAGGTATTCGAAGTTGCGGCCGTTGCGCGGGTCGCGGGCCAGGTTCATCGCCCCGGCCAGCTGGACGTTGAATCCGCGGCTGCGGGCCTCCCGGCCGATCAGTTCGCCCGCGGCGCGGGCCAGCGCCGGATCGAAGGTGGCGGCCAGCGCCAGGCCGGCCGGAAGCGCGGTGGCGGTGTCACCCGGACGGTAGCCGGGGTTGGTGACACCCAGTCCGGCGTCGCTCATCAGCAGCGGCGGCACGCCGAGGCGCGGCACCCCCGGCACGTAACCCGCGCTCATCGGCACGTCCGCCGGGATGCGCTCGTCGCGCACCGGCCACATGTCGCCGGCGCCCATCACCGCGACCAGCAGCGAGAACCGCTCGTCGTCGGTCATCTGGGCCTCGACCGTGCGCGCCCGCTCGTCCGGATCTTTCATCGCACACCCTCTTTGGCGTAGACGACGCGCAGCACATGCCCGACTTCGGGTCCCATCACCAGCTCCGTCAACTCGCAGATCGTCGCGACGAACTCCGGGCCGTGCGGCGGCCCGGCCCGGCACAAATGATGCGCCACTTCGTGCAGCACCACCAGCTCGCGCAGGGCCCACTCGGCGGTGTCGCGGTCGGGCACCGCGATAACGCCTGCGCCGTAGCGGTTTTCGTAGTGCGCGGCGGTGGCGGCCCGCCGCGGCCGCACCCGCAGCGGCGGCACATCAGGCCACCGTTGCCGCACCGCGGGCAGGGCCAGCACCTGGTCCACATAGCGTTGCACGGAGGGCACCGAGCCGAATCGGCCCTCCGGCGGCAGCGTCAGCCGGGTGCCGAAGAACTCCACCGCGGGTGACCCGTGCTCGGCGGCGCGGTCGAACAGCGTCCGGACGAACTCCTCGGCCGCATAGACCCTGGAGCGCTGAGAATCCCGCGGCGGGGAGTCCCCGGGGCTCACCCGCTCAGCGCGCTCCGCGCCCCGGGCAGCTCGGGGCTGCTGCCCAGCCGCGCCCGCCTTCCGGCCCGATCGCCCGCCCGCCGCGCCGCCGAGGAATATCCGGCCGACGCGCGACTGGCCTGCCAGGTTCCGCGCGCCTTCGACGCGCTGCGGTAGAAGTCCACCAGCTCGATTTCCTTGTCCCGCAAGGCAATAGCGGTGCCCGGCGCGCGACGACGGTCCTTGGTGGCTTCCTGGCGCGCCTGATCGCGGGCCTCGGCCAGCCGCTGGCCGACACGCGCCCCGAAGGCCAGCTGGAAGTTGAGCCGGGCGGTGATGGTCGGGGTCGGGCGGTGCGCTCCCGAGGCGAGGTAGGCGTCGGAGGCGCGGACCATCTGCACGACCAGGCTGGCATACAGGGCGTGACTGGCGTCGATGTCCTCGGCGAACCCGTAGGCGTAGACGAACGTCGAATTGGAGGCCACATCGCAGCGCACGTCGTTGGCCGCCGCGATCAGCACGAACAGCTGCACGTAGGTGCGCAACCCCTTGCTGCCCGCCGCGCCGATGGTGATGGTGCGCTGGGTCGGGGCCTGGGCCGCCGAACGTTGGGCCGAATGCGAGCGGGCCACCGCGAGGTCGATGGATGCGGCCGTCGCGAGCCGCTGCGCGGCCGACATGAATGCGTCGGCCTCGTGGCTGTTGTCGGTGCCTTCGGCCTGCCGCAGCAGCGCGGCGATGCGCGCCAGCATCTTGTCGTCACTCACTTGCGCCGCTCCTCCTCATCGCTGCGCTCTGCATCGTCGCCGGCGGAAATCACCCGCGCCGCTCCTCCTCATCGCCAGCGGAAGTCATACGCGCCAACTTACGGGAGGGGTCCGACACGGGCGGCCTCACAGCCGAGCGGTGATCCAGCCGACCACATCGTCGAGCACCTGCTCGCGCTCGGGCTCGTTGAACACCTCGTGGTAGAGCCCCGGGTAGACCTTCAACTCGACGTCGGCCGAGCCCACGCATTCGACCAGGCGCCGGCTGCCGGCGACCGGGATCAACCGGTCGTCCGAGCCGTGCACGACCAGCAGCGGCGCCGTCAGCGCCGGGGCCCGCTGCGGCATCGTCTCACCCACCTGCAACAACGCGCGGCCCACGCCGGCCGGGACCTTGCCGTGGTACACCAGGGGATCGTTGCGGTAGGCGGCCACCACCTCGGGGTCCCGGGAGACGGCGTCGGCGTCGAGTTCCTGCGCGGGCAGCCCGGGCACGATCACGCCGAGCACCTTGGCGGCCAGCGCCAGCAGCGGCGACACCTGGTCCTGGGCCGCCACCGCGGGACCGGACAGCACCATCAGGTCGTAGTTGTCGGGGCGCTCGACACCGTAGGCGAACACGATCCCGCCGCCCATGCTGTGCCCGACCACGATGCACTTGAGGCCGTGATGCTCCCGGGTAGCGATGCCGACCAGGGTGTCGAAGTCGGTGGTGTATTCGTGGATGTCGCGCACCAACACCCGCTTGCCGCCGGAACGGCCGTGCCCGCGATGGTCCAGCGCGTAGGTGACCAGGCCGGCCGCACCGAAGCGCCGGGCGACGTGGTCGTAGCGGCGGGCATGCTCGCCGAAGCCGTGGGCCAGCACCAGCACCGCACGCGGCGCGACCTCCGGCGTCCAGACGTCATAGACGATGCGCACACCGCCGACGCCGTCGAAACTACGTTCGGTCCGGTTCACTGCGGGTCCCTCATCATTACCGGCAGCGTAATGGCTGCGGGTCCGCGCCGCGCTTGCAGACACTGCGTACGCTCATGCGGGTGAGCCTGCTCGCGCAAACCCCTGAAGGTGACTCGGTGGTGGGCGCCGATTTCACCGCGCACGCCGAACCGTACCGGCGTGAACTGCTGGCCCACTGCTATCGGATGACGGGATCCCTGCACGACGCCGAGGATCTGGTGCAGGAGACGCTGCTGCGGGCCTGGAAGGCCTACGACCGCTTCGAGGGCAAGTCCTCGGTGCGGACCTGGCTGCATCGCATCGCCACCAACACCTGCCTGAGCGCGTTGGAAGGCCGGCAGCGCCGGCCACTGCCGGTGGGACTGGGCGCCCCCAGCGCGGACCCCACCGCCGAGCTGGTCGAGCGTCGCGAGGTGCCCTGGCTGGAACCGCTGCCGGCGCTGTCCGACGACCCGGCCGACCCGTCGGTGATCGTCGGCTCGCGCGAATCGGTGCGGTTGGCGTTCGTTGCCGCGCTGCAATACCTTTCGCCGCGGCAACGGGCGGTGTTGCTGCTGCGCGACGTGCTGGGCTGGCGCGCCGCCGAGGTCGCCGAGGCGATCGGCACCACCACGGCCGCCGTCAACAGCCTGCTGCAACGCGCCCGCGCCCAGCTGGACGCCGTCGGGCCCAGCGCCGATGACCAACCGGCGCAGCCCGATTCGGCCGAGACCCAAGACTTGTTGGCGCGCTACATCGCCGCGTTCGAAAGCTACGACATCGACCGCCTGGTCGAGTTGTTCACCGCGGAGGCGATCTGGGAAATGCCGCCGTACACCGGGTGGTATCAGGGCGCGCGGACCATCGTCACCCTGATCCATCAGCAATGCCCGGCCGAGGGCGCCGGCGACATGCGCCTGCTGCCGCTGATCGCCAACGGCCAACCGGCGGCGGCCATGTACATGCGGGCCGGCGACGTCCATCTGCCCTTCCAGCTGCACGTGCTGGATGTGCGCGGGGACAGGGTTTCGCATGTGGTGGCCTTCCTCGACGACAGCCTGTTCGCCAAGTTCGGGCTGCCCGCCGCGCTGGGTCCCCGGCAGGAAGGTGTGCGCGCATGACGAGTTCCACCGTCGGGGTCACGCCGGTACCCGGCAACCCGCGGCTGTTGCTGAGCGCCTATGACCTTGCGACGGTCGGATACGTCGCCGAGGAGTTCTTCGTGTCCGCGACGGCGTCCCGTTACGGCCCGACGGGCGAGCTGGGCGCCGACGGGTGCTGGGAGGTAACCCGTTGCGGCGCCGCCGATTTCACCACCCGGGTCGTGGTGCTGACGCCCGCCGAGCCGGCCCGGTTCAACGGGACCGTGCTGGTGGAGTGGCTCAACGTGAGCGGCGGCATCGATGCCGCCGCGGTCTGGATGATGGCACACCGCGAGATCCTCCGCGCCGGTTACGCGTACGTCGCGGTGTCGGCCCAGCGGGTGGGCGTCGAGGGCGGCGAGAGCCTGCTCGGCGCGGACATGTCGCTGAAAAGCCAGGACCCGCAACGATATGCGGCGCTGCACCACCCGGGCGACGCGTTCAGCTACGACATCTTCTCCCAGATCGGCGGGCTGCTGAAAACCGGCGGGCACACGGCGATGCTGCGCGGCCTGCCGGCCCGACACGTGATCGCGCTGGGCGAGTCCCAGTCGGCGATGTTCCTCACCACCTACATCAACGCCGTCGACCCGCTGGCCGGCGTCTTCGACGGCTTCCTGGTTCATTCCCGGTTCGGGCCTGCCGCCCCGCTCGACGGGACCTCGATCTTCACCGAATCGACTGAGCCGCAAGCGGTGACATTCCGGCCGGAGCTGCGCGTCCCGGTGCTGACGTTGATCACCGAGACCGATGTGTTCGGCGGTCCGCGCGAGGGCTACTACTTCGCCCGCCAGCCCGACAACCCCAGGCTGCGGGTCTGGGAGATCGCCGGGGCCGCGCACGCCGACAACTACACGATTCAGGTGGCTTTCATCGACAGCGGCTCGGCGCCACTCGAGGACATCGTTTCCGGCTACGCGCCGACCAACATGCTGATGGGCCAGCAGTTGCCGCACTACATCAACTTCGGCCCGCAGCACCACTACGTGGTGCAGGCAGCGCTGGCGGCCCTGAACACCTGGGTCACCGCCGGCCAGCCGGCGCCGGGAGCCGAGCCGTTGCAGGTGCGGGAAGGCCCTGCGCCGCAACCAGTTCTGGACGGCAACGGGCTGGCCCGCGGAGGCCTCCGCACCCCGTGGGTGGACGTCCCGATCGCCCGAACCTCGGGGCTGGGCGGTCAGGAGAGCGTCATGTCGGCGATCTTCGGCTCCGGCGAACCGTTCGACGCCGCCACCCTCGAGCGGATGTATCCCGGTGGGCGGACCGAATATCTGGAGCGCTTCACCGTCGCGCTGGACGCGGCGATCGGCGCCGGGTTCATCCTGCCCGCCGACCGCGCCGAGATACTGCGGCTCGCCGCCGCGACGTTTCCGGGTTAGAACAGCCGGCTGTCCGGCGGTGGCCCCGGCACCGGGCGCACCAGCCCGGCCCCGGTGATCAGCGGCAGGTCCAGCGCCGACAGCAGGCCGGGCGGCGCCGCGCACACCGCCGGGATGGCGTTGACCATCCGCGACGACCCGGCAATCCGGGCTCCCAGATCGTGGTCGTGATCCTCGGCCATCTCGAATTCGCAGCGCATGCTGGGCGAACCCTCGATCTCCACCCGGTACAGACCGCGGCCCGACGCCAGCCCGTAGCCCAGGTCCTTGGGCGCGATAGCAATCCGCGGCTGGGGCCAATCCGGCGCCAGGTCGTCGCGCATGCGGGTCACGTGATCGAGCACGAACGTCGGCTTCGCGCCGACGTAGCCGGTCAGCGTCGAGCGCATCGCGGCGATGGTCCCCGCCGCGATGTGACCGGTTGGCGTGTCGAAGGATTCGGGCGCCGGAATGCGCTCGTTGCTCTCCTCGATGTGGTCGATCTCGACGCCCAGTCCGGCGGCCAGCTGGTGCAGCACGGGACCCCAGCCGAAGGTGAAGATGCCCGGCTGGGCCGCGAATGCCGGGTGGTCCGGCGGCTGCCCGAACCCGAGGATCTCGTAGACGGCGGAGGCGTCCGGATAGGTCGCGTAGTTGAACATCTCGGTGACCCGCACCGATTCGATCACCCTCGACACGCCGGTAAGTACCAGTGGCAGAACGTCATTGGCGAATCCGGAGTCGATGCCGGTGGTGAAGAAGGACACCTGCCCCTCGAGCGCGGCCGCCCGCAGCGGCTCAGTGAAGGCGCTGTCGACGGCGTCGGGAAAGACGAGCGGCACCACCGAGCACGACACCACGTTCTTTCCGGCCCGCAGGATCGACACCATGTCCTCGACGGCCTCCAGCGGCCGCAGGTTGGCGCCGGCGGCGTATACCACGGCGTCGGCGTCGCCGGCGAGCATCGCCGCCGGGTCCTGGGTGGCCACCACGCCGACCGGCGCGACGCCGCACAGCTCTCCGGCATCCCGGCCGGCCTTGGCGTCGCTGTGCACCACCAGGTCGACCAGCTCCAGCTGCGGGTGGTCGATCACCCCGCGCAGGGCGATCACGCCCATCGAACCCGGGCCCCACACTCCCACCTTGTACACGCTCTTCTCCTACTATTAGGACGTCTGCTGCGATATTTTGGACGGATAGTAGGAAGGCGACGGTGGCCAAGTCAATCGGTGAGACCCCGCGCAGGTCGGGCGTGAAATCGCCGCCGACCGCGCGGGTAATGGATGTGCTTGCGGCCGTGGCCGATTCACCCGGCGGCCTGACGTCGGCCGAGCTGGCCAAGGGCTGCGCGATCAGCAGTTCGACCTGCGCGCTGGTGCTGGCCGAGCTGGAACGGCGGGCCTGGGTGACGCGGCGCGACGATCGCCGCTACGTGCTGGGCAGCGGCCTGTTCGGGCTGGTGCACGGGCTGCGCGAGCAGTTCCCGCTGCTGGATCGCGGGCGCGACGCGCTGCGCTTGCTGCACGAGCGGCTCGGCGCGGGCTGCTCCATGTCGAAGATCGGCGCCCGGCACCTGACCACCGTCGACAGCGTCGGCCACGGCACCGACGGCGAACACGCCGTCGGACAGCGCTTCCCCATCGACCCGCCCTTCGGTCTGGTGGCGATGGCCTGGCGCGACGACGATGCCGTCCAGGCCTGGCTGCGTCGCGTGACGCCCCGGCTCACGCGCACCGAGATCGCCCAGCACCAACGGGTGCTCGCCGACATCCGGGCCCGCGGCTACGGCGCGTGGCGGTTCGACGACACGCACCGCTCCCTGCACAATCGGCTGGCCGAGGCGCTGGCATCGCTGGAGCCGACGGCCCAGGTCGCCCGGCGGCTCACCACGCTGATGACCATGGTGACCCTGCGCTCCGTCACCGATGTCCTCGAAACAGAGTTGCCCACAACGGAATTCGTGGTGCTTCCGATCTTCGGCCACGACGGCCAGCCGGAATACCAGATCGAGATCCACCTCGGTCACTCGGCCGGTTTGACCCTGCCCGAACTCGACGACGCGCTGGAACAGGCCCGGCGGCTGCTCACCGCCCCGGTTCGCTGAGCCGGGCGGCGACTAGTCTGGGGACATGTCAGCCGGCTTCGAGATTCGGCGGGCGGCGACCCGGGCCGTCACCACCACACCGTGGCTGACATCGCGGCACTCGTTCTCGTTCGGCGACCACTACGACCCGGACAACACCCACTTCGGGCTGCTGCTGGTCAACAACGACGACATCGTCTCCCCGGGAACGGGATTCGACACCCACCCGCATCGGGACATGGAGATCGTGACGTGGGTGCTGGCCGGTGCGCTGGCGCATCAGGACTCGACCGGCAATCGTGGGGTGGTCTATCCCGGTCTGGCGCAACGCATGTCGGCGGGCCGCGGCATTCTGCACTCGGAGCGCAACGACTCCCCCAGCCTCCCGGTCCATTTCGTGCAGATGTGGGTGATCCCCGACGAAGCCGGGATCGACCCGAGCTACCAGCAGCACGAGATCGACGACACCGCGCTGGGCGGCGGCCTGGTGACGATCGCCTCGGGCATACGGGGCCACGACGCGGCGATCAGCCTGCACAACCGC encodes the following:
- the mymT gene encoding metallothionein MymT; the encoded protein is MATYESGTLLTCGHEGCGCRVRIEVPCHCSGAGEEYRCTCGDALTPVK
- a CDS encoding beta-glucosidase — encoded protein: MKDPDERARTVEAQMTDDERFSLLVAVMGAGDMWPVRDERIPADVPMSAGYVPGVPRLGVPPLLMSDAGLGVTNPGYRPGDTATALPAGLALAATFDPALARAAGELIGREARSRGFNVQLAGAMNLARDPRNGRNFEYLSEDPLLTASMVAESVAGIQQQGVISTVKHYSLNCNETNRHFLDAVIDPDAHRESDLLAFELAIERAQPGAVMTAYNKVNGVYAAANSVLLNDVLKDAWAYRGWVMSDWGATPGWECALGGLDQECGAQIDALLWQAESFGAPLRDAYADGRLPKDRLSDMVRRILRSIFAVGVDRSDRAPAPDLNAHNDIALRIARQGIVLLTNRGLLPLRPDSPARIAVIGGYAQLGVPAGFGSSTVVPAGGYAAVVPIGGTALEAGLRNLYLLPSSPLQELRKLLPENTIDFDPGISPAEAVAAAQRADIAIVFAVRAEGEGFDLADLSLPSGQDELIGAVAAANPNTVVVLQTGNPVTMPWLGAVNAVVQAWYPGQAGATAIAEVLTGRVNPGGRLPITFPVGLHQTPRPQLPGAGLPWGTPSAIDYVEGADVGYRWFAAKGHVPMFAFGHGLSYTRFEHRDLVVRGGDTITAGFTVVNTGDRAGADVPQLYLTAMPGKPCLRLLGFERVELGPGESRHVTIDADPRLLAHYDGSIRSWRIAAGSHTVALGISATTLRSTATVELTARTFGR
- a CDS encoding TIGR04338 family metallohydrolase, which codes for MSPGDSPPRDSQRSRVYAAEEFVRTLFDRAAEHGSPAVEFFGTRLTLPPEGRFGSVPSVQRYVDQVLALPAVRQRWPDVPPLRVRPRRAATAAHYENRYGAGVIAVPDRDTAEWALRELVVLHEVAHHLCRAGPPHGPEFVATICELTELVMGPEVGHVLRVVYAKEGVR
- a CDS encoding DUF2786 domain-containing protein: MSDDKMLARIAALLRQAEGTDNSHEADAFMSAAQRLATAASIDLAVARSHSAQRSAAQAPTQRTITIGAAGSKGLRTYVQLFVLIAAANDVRCDVASNSTFVYAYGFAEDIDASHALYASLVVQMVRASDAYLASGAHRPTPTITARLNFQLAFGARVGQRLAEARDQARQEATKDRRRAPGTAIALRDKEIELVDFYRSASKARGTWQASRASAGYSSAARRAGDRAGRRARLGSSPELPGARSALSG
- a CDS encoding alpha/beta hydrolase gives rise to the protein MRIVYDVWTPEVAPRAVLVLAHGFGEHARRYDHVARRFGAAGLVTYALDHRGHGRSGGKRVLVRDIHEYTTDFDTLVGIATREHHGLKCIVVGHSMGGGIVFAYGVERPDNYDLMVLSGPAVAAQDQVSPLLALAAKVLGVIVPGLPAQELDADAVSRDPEVVAAYRNDPLVYHGKVPAGVGRALLQVGETMPQRAPALTAPLLVVHGSDDRLIPVAGSRRLVECVGSADVELKVYPGLYHEVFNEPEREQVLDDVVGWITARL
- a CDS encoding alpha/beta hydrolase domain-containing protein, producing the protein MTSSTVGVTPVPGNPRLLLSAYDLATVGYVAEEFFVSATASRYGPTGELGADGCWEVTRCGAADFTTRVVVLTPAEPARFNGTVLVEWLNVSGGIDAAAVWMMAHREILRAGYAYVAVSAQRVGVEGGESLLGADMSLKSQDPQRYAALHHPGDAFSYDIFSQIGGLLKTGGHTAMLRGLPARHVIALGESQSAMFLTTYINAVDPLAGVFDGFLVHSRFGPAAPLDGTSIFTESTEPQAVTFRPELRVPVLTLITETDVFGGPREGYYFARQPDNPRLRVWEIAGAAHADNYTIQVAFIDSGSAPLEDIVSGYAPTNMLMGQQLPHYINFGPQHHYVVQAALAALNTWVTAGQPAPGAEPLQVREGPAPQPVLDGNGLARGGLRTPWVDVPIARTSGLGGQESVMSAIFGSGEPFDAATLERMYPGGRTEYLERFTVALDAAIGAGFILPADRAEILRLAAATFPG
- a CDS encoding NAD(P)H-dependent amine dehydrogenase family protein; this translates as MYKVGVWGPGSMGVIALRGVIDHPQLELVDLVVHSDAKAGRDAGELCGVAPVGVVATQDPAAMLAGDADAVVYAAGANLRPLEAVEDMVSILRAGKNVVSCSVVPLVFPDAVDSAFTEPLRAAALEGQVSFFTTGIDSGFANDVLPLVLTGVSRVIESVRVTEMFNYATYPDASAVYEILGFGQPPDHPAFAAQPGIFTFGWGPVLHQLAAGLGVEIDHIEESNERIPAPESFDTPTGHIAAGTIAAMRSTLTGYVGAKPTFVLDHVTRMRDDLAPDWPQPRIAIAPKDLGYGLASGRGLYRVEIEGSPSMRCEFEMAEDHDHDLGARIAGSSRMVNAIPAVCAAPPGLLSALDLPLITGAGLVRPVPGPPPDSRLF
- a CDS encoding MarR family transcriptional regulator produces the protein MAKSIGETPRRSGVKSPPTARVMDVLAAVADSPGGLTSAELAKGCAISSSTCALVLAELERRAWVTRRDDRRYVLGSGLFGLVHGLREQFPLLDRGRDALRLLHERLGAGCSMSKIGARHLTTVDSVGHGTDGEHAVGQRFPIDPPFGLVAMAWRDDDAVQAWLRRVTPRLTRTEIAQHQRVLADIRARGYGAWRFDDTHRSLHNRLAEALASLEPTAQVARRLTTLMTMVTLRSVTDVLETELPTTEFVVLPIFGHDGQPEYQIEIHLGHSAGLTLPELDDALEQARRLLTAPVR
- a CDS encoding pirin family protein, which encodes MSAGFEIRRAATRAVTTTPWLTSRHSFSFGDHYDPDNTHFGLLLVNNDDIVSPGTGFDTHPHRDMEIVTWVLAGALAHQDSTGNRGVVYPGLAQRMSAGRGILHSERNDSPSLPVHFVQMWVIPDEAGIDPSYQQHEIDDTALGGGLVTIASGIRGHDAAISLHNRNAALHGARLPAAAAVDLPAAPCLHVFLARGRADIEDVGELHPGDAVRFTDTDGRRVTGLEPSELLIWEMHARLGG